The Peromyscus maniculatus bairdii isolate BWxNUB_F1_BW_parent chromosome 6, HU_Pman_BW_mat_3.1, whole genome shotgun sequence genome has a segment encoding these proteins:
- the LOC102927127 gene encoding bile acid receptor-like encodes MANTYVTASDGCCFAEPTQYYDILPEQIHYQLCDTDFQDPPYCRYSTAQFPPALQSPSLQSHFHTYGLDPQYGGGGWCGLDARESSQSTYMVVQDDEDGFPGMQRSPPTCSLRWKGQDELCVVCGDKASGYHYNALTCEGCKGFFRRSITKNAVYSCKNGGHCEMDMYMRRKCQECRLKKCKAVGMLAECLLTEVQCKSKRLRRSFNQKMVLHSDFPVEDEGADSKLVSSTTRSGRGVQESMMLTQEEHHLMSTIVTAYQKFMIPLGETSTLLQEFSNPELSFLRLSEGAVLHIHGLMSFTKGLPGFENLTNEDQTVLQKESKTEVMFLHVAQLHSGKASTSGSAMRPSKPSARTLGVHHQSSDDNVYSSENSFKEGSPAATLTGITKEFIASLSYFYRRMSELNITDTEYALLTAITVLFSDRPCLKNKQHVENLQEPVLQLLFKYSKLYHPEEPQRFAHFIGRLTELRTLSHRYSEILSTWKTKDPRLVPLFSEKWNLYALY; translated from the exons ATGGCCAATACCTACGTCACTGCATCTGATGGGTGTTGTTTTGCTGAGCCCACGCAGTATTACG ATATTTTGCCAGAACAAATCCATTATCAGCTGTGTGACACCGATTTCCAAGACCCACCCTATTGTCGGTATTCCACTGCTCAGTTCCCTCCAGCTTTACAGTCCCCATCTTTACAAAGCCATTTCCACACCTATGGCTTGGATCCACAGTATGGTGGTGGCGGATGGTGTGGACTTGATGCTCGGGAATCCAGTCAGTCCACTTACATGGTTGTTCAGGATGATGAAGATGGATTCCCTGGGATGCAAAGGTCCCCACCAACTTGTTCTTTACGCTGGAAGGGACAAGATGAGCTCTGCGTGGTCTGTGGTGATAAGGCGTCAGGATATCACTACAATGCACTTACCTGTGAAGGCTGCAAAG GTTTTTTCCGACGAAGCATCACCAAAAATGCGGTTTACAGTTGCAAGAATGGTGGCCACTGTGAAATGGATATGTACATGCGCAGAAAATGCCAAGAGTGCAGACTGAAGAAGTGTAAGGCCGTGGGGATGCTGGCAGAAT GTTTGCTCACAGAGGTCCAGTGTAAGTCAAAGAGACTTCGCAGGAGCTTCAACCAGAAGATGGTTCTTCACTCTGACTTCCCAGTGGAAGATGAAGGAGCAGACAGCAAGCTTGTATCATCCACCACCAGATCTGGAAGAGGG GTTCAGGAAAGCATGATGCTAACCCAAGAGGAACATCATCTTATGAGTACCATAGTGACTGCTTATCAAAAATTCATGATTCCTTTAGGGGAAACAAGCACACTT CTGCAGGAGTTTTCCAACCCTGAACTAAGTTTTCTGAGACTCTCAGAGGGAGCAGTCCTACACATACATGGGCTGATGAGTTTTACCAAGGGACTCCCAG gATTTGAAAACTTAACCAATGAGGATCAGACTGTATTACAGAAGGAGTCAAAAACTGAAGTGATGTTTCTTCATGTAGCCCAACTTCACAGTGGGAAAGCATCAACCTctggaa gTGCTATGAGGCCATCCAAGCCCTCAGCTCGGACACTGGGGGTGCATCATCAGAGCAGTGATGACAATGTTTATTCTTCGGAGAACTCTTTCAAGGAAGGCAGTCCTGCTGCTACTCTAACTG GTATTACTAAAGAATTTATCGCCTCACTGTCTTACTTCTACAGAAGAATGAGTGAACTTAATATAACGGATACCGAATATGCTCTGCTTACAGCAATCACagtgcttttctcag ATCGTCCATGCCTTAAAAATAAGCAGCATGTAGAAAACTTACAAGAACCAGTTCTACAACTTTTGTTTAAATATTCGAAACTATACCATCCAGAAGAACCACAGCGTTTTGCTCACTTCATAGGAAGGCTTACTGAACTGCGGACTCTGAGTCACAGGTACTCAGAAATCCTCAGCACCTGGAAAACAAAGGACCCCAGACTGGTTCCGTTATTCTCTGAAAAATGGAATTTGTACGCACTTTACTGA